The following are from one region of the Poecilia reticulata strain Guanapo linkage group LG7, Guppy_female_1.0+MT, whole genome shotgun sequence genome:
- the LOC103467935 gene encoding deoxynucleoside triphosphate triphosphohydrolase SAMHD1-like, translated as MADNVSEIMENKNKVFNDPIHGNIELHPVLVKIIDTPQFQRLRNIKQLGGAYYVYPGASHNRFEHSIGVAHLAGELLQSLKGNQLNLGIDKRDVLCVQIAGLCHDLGHGPFSHMLDIMFIPKARPGYNWRVFKLYNMFYTRFSLHKRAYQHKVANSIEWMIRDAFLKADKHMEIKGKDGKKFTLSTAIDDMVAYTKLTDTVFDQILNSSSVELLEAREILARIMQRKLYVCLGEFTQQPQANIEVFLFNCKSVTSYISNVISNTVIIV; from the exons ATGGCAGACAATGTTTCAGAaataatggaaaacaaaaataag GTGTTCAATGATCCCATCCATGGCAATATCGAGCTGCACCCAGTCCTTGTCAAGATCATCGACACGCCTCAGTTTCAGCGACTTCGAAACATCAAGCAGCTTGGCGGAGCATATTACGTTTATCCTGGAGCGTCCCACAACCGCTTTGAACACAGCATTGG GGTGGCGCACTTGGCTGGAGAACTTCTTCAGTCTCTCAAAGGGAATCAGCTAAATCTTGGAATTGATAAGAGGGACGTCCTTTGTGTGCAGATTGCTGGACTTTGCCATGACCTGG GACATGGACCATTTTCCCACATGCTTGATATAATGTTTATACCTAAAGCACGTCCTGGATATAACTGGAGg GTGTTCAAACTGTACAACATGTTCTACACAAGGTTCTCTTTGCACAAAAGAGCCTACCAGCACAAAGTGGCCAACAGCATAGAGTGGAT GATCAGAGATGCTTTTCTGAAAGCAGATAAGCACATGGAGATCAAAGGCAAGGATGGGAAGAAGTTCACACTCTCCACAGCTATTGATGACATGGTGGCATATACTAAGCTGACTG ATACTGTATTTGATCAGATATTGAACTCCTCCTCTGTGGAGCTTCTGGAGGCAAGAGAAATACTGGCAAGGATAATGCAAAGAAAGCTCTACGTGTGTCTGGGAGAATTTACACAACAGCCTCAGGCGAATattgaagtatttttgtttaattgtaaaTCTGTCACTTCGTACATTTCAAACGTAATCAGTAACACTGTAATTATAGTttga
- the LOC103467464 gene encoding deoxynucleoside triphosphate triphosphohydrolase SAMHD1-like isoform X2, producing MNIIQPTMFNDPIHGSVXLPPLLVKIIDTPQFQRLRNIKQLGGKSYVYPGANHTRFEHSIGVAYLAGEVVKSLRERQPELDITERDVLCVQIAGLCHDLGHGPFSHMYDGMFIPEMQRMRNDQDNSWKHETASVQMFDYLMRKNNLNRDLSVMDRTFIRELINPETHAPSRTNWRFRGRGEDKSFLYDIVSNKRNGIDVDKWDYFARDCHYLGMKNSFDYRRLIIFARVCKWKGRKEICFRDKEVSNLYDMFSTRYTLFRRACQHKVGNIIERMITDAFVKANEYIQIQGSGGEICDLYTAKSNMKAYTNLTDNVFEQILNHPDEQNMREAKEILRRLSNRDHYKCLGEFSSTKSKDEINEIKAEWEEELSQNIPRGGTPNVQPEDFVVDVIKLNYGRGRSDPMDYVHFYRKTNLNKAIKLKKEDVSYLLPAEFEATTIRIYGKKTNDQTLVPDKQHFNNFKTKHDNFP from the exons ATGAACATTATCCAACCAACG ATGTTTAATGATCCCATCCATGGCAGTGTGGDKCTCCCTCCGCTGCTCGTCAAGATCATCGACACGCCTCAGTTTCAGCGACTTCGAAACATTAAACAGCTCGGAGGGAAGAGTTATGTTTACCCTGGAGCAAACCACACCCGCTTTGAACACAGCATtgg GGTGGCTTATTTGGCTGGAGAAGTTGTTAAGTCTCTGAGAGAGAGGCAGCCAGAACTGGACATCACTGAGCGTGACGTCCTTTGTGTGCAGATTGCTGGACTCTGCCATGACCTGG GACATGGACCATTTTCTCATATGTATGATGGTATGTTTATACCTGAAATGCAGCGAATGCGCAATGACCAAGACAATTCATGGAAa CATGAGACTGCCTCTGTACAGATGTTTGACtatctgatgagaaaaaataatttgaatcgGGACCTGAGCGTGATGGATCGGACTTTTATCAGGGAGCTGATCAATCCAGAAACTCATGCTCCAAGTAGAACG AACTGGCGCTTCAGAGGCCGTGGTGAGGACAAGTCGTTCCTCTATGACATCGTCTCCAACAAAAGGAATGGCATCGATGTGGATAAGTGGGATTATTTTGCCAG AGACTGCCATTATTTGGGTATGAAGAACAGCTTTGACTATCGCCGCCTAATAATATTTGCCAGGGTGTGTAAATGGAAGGGTAGGAAGGAGATCTGTTTCAGAGACAAG GAAGTGTCCAATCTGTATGACATGTTTTCCACAAGATACACTCTATTCAGACGAGCTTGTCAGCACAAAGTTGGCAACATCATAGAACGGAT GATCACAGATGCCTTTGTGAAAGCAAATGAATACATTCAGATTCAAGGCTCTGGTGGAGAAATCTGCGATCTGTACACTGCTAAAAGCAACATGAAGGCCTACACCAATCTGACAG ATAATGTATTTGAGCAGATACTGAACCACCCTGATGAGCAGAACATGAGAGAGGCAAAGGAAATCCTGCGCAGACTCTCTAACCGAGACCACTACAAGTGTCTGGGGGAATTTTCTTCCACAAAATCCAAAGATGAAATCAAC gaAATCAAAGCTGAATGGGAAGAAGAATTGAGTCAAAACATTCCACGAGGTGGCACACCAAATGTGCAGCCAGAGGACTTTGTGGTTGAT GTAATTAAACTAAACTACGGGAGGGGCAGGAGCGACCCAATGGACTATGTGCATTTCTACCGAAAGACTAATCTGAATAAAGccatcaaactgaaaaaagaagac GTATCTTACCTCCTTCCAGCAGAATTTGAAGCAACAACAATCAGAATCTATGGCAAGAAGACAAATGACCAGACTCTGGTTCCTGACAAGCagcattttaataactttaagaCCAAACACGACAACTTCCCATAG
- the LOC103467464 gene encoding deoxynucleoside triphosphate triphosphohydrolase SAMHD1-like isoform X3 encodes MFNDPIHGSVXLPPLLVKIIDTPQFQRLRNIKQLGGKSYVYPGANHTRFEHSIGVAYLAGEVVKSLRERQPELDITERDVLCVQIAGLCHDLGHGPFSHMYDGMFIPEMQRMRNDQDNSWKHETASVQMFDYLMRKNNLNRDLSVMDRTFIRELINPETHAPSRTNWRFRGRGEDKSFLYDIVSNKRNGIDVDKWDYFARDCHYLGMKNSFDYRRLIIFARVCKWKGRKEICFRDKEVSNLYDMFSTRYTLFRRACQHKVGNIIERMITDAFVKANEYIQIQGSGGEICDLYTAKSNMKAYTNLTDNVFEQILNHPDEQNMREAKEILRRLSNRDHYKCLGEFSSTKSKDEINEIKAEWEEELSQNIPRGGTPNVQPEDFVVDVIKLNYGRGRSDPMDYVHFYRKTNLNKAIKLKKEDVSYLLPAEFEATTIRIYGKKTNDQTLVPDKQHFNNFKTKHDNFP; translated from the exons ATGTTTAATGATCCCATCCATGGCAGTGTGGDKCTCCCTCCGCTGCTCGTCAAGATCATCGACACGCCTCAGTTTCAGCGACTTCGAAACATTAAACAGCTCGGAGGGAAGAGTTATGTTTACCCTGGAGCAAACCACACCCGCTTTGAACACAGCATtgg GGTGGCTTATTTGGCTGGAGAAGTTGTTAAGTCTCTGAGAGAGAGGCAGCCAGAACTGGACATCACTGAGCGTGACGTCCTTTGTGTGCAGATTGCTGGACTCTGCCATGACCTGG GACATGGACCATTTTCTCATATGTATGATGGTATGTTTATACCTGAAATGCAGCGAATGCGCAATGACCAAGACAATTCATGGAAa CATGAGACTGCCTCTGTACAGATGTTTGACtatctgatgagaaaaaataatttgaatcgGGACCTGAGCGTGATGGATCGGACTTTTATCAGGGAGCTGATCAATCCAGAAACTCATGCTCCAAGTAGAACG AACTGGCGCTTCAGAGGCCGTGGTGAGGACAAGTCGTTCCTCTATGACATCGTCTCCAACAAAAGGAATGGCATCGATGTGGATAAGTGGGATTATTTTGCCAG AGACTGCCATTATTTGGGTATGAAGAACAGCTTTGACTATCGCCGCCTAATAATATTTGCCAGGGTGTGTAAATGGAAGGGTAGGAAGGAGATCTGTTTCAGAGACAAG GAAGTGTCCAATCTGTATGACATGTTTTCCACAAGATACACTCTATTCAGACGAGCTTGTCAGCACAAAGTTGGCAACATCATAGAACGGAT GATCACAGATGCCTTTGTGAAAGCAAATGAATACATTCAGATTCAAGGCTCTGGTGGAGAAATCTGCGATCTGTACACTGCTAAAAGCAACATGAAGGCCTACACCAATCTGACAG ATAATGTATTTGAGCAGATACTGAACCACCCTGATGAGCAGAACATGAGAGAGGCAAAGGAAATCCTGCGCAGACTCTCTAACCGAGACCACTACAAGTGTCTGGGGGAATTTTCTTCCACAAAATCCAAAGATGAAATCAAC gaAATCAAAGCTGAATGGGAAGAAGAATTGAGTCAAAACATTCCACGAGGTGGCACACCAAATGTGCAGCCAGAGGACTTTGTGGTTGAT GTAATTAAACTAAACTACGGGAGGGGCAGGAGCGACCCAATGGACTATGTGCATTTCTACCGAAAGACTAATCTGAATAAAGccatcaaactgaaaaaagaagac GTATCTTACCTCCTTCCAGCAGAATTTGAAGCAACAACAATCAGAATCTATGGCAAGAAGACAAATGACCAGACTCTGGTTCCTGACAAGCagcattttaataactttaagaCCAAACACGACAACTTCCCATAG
- the LOC103467464 gene encoding deoxynucleoside triphosphate triphosphohydrolase SAMHD1-like isoform X1, with amino-acid sequence MSLLMFLFLSFCQMFNDPIHGSVXLPPLLVKIIDTPQFQRLRNIKQLGGKSYVYPGANHTRFEHSIGVAYLAGEVVKSLRERQPELDITERDVLCVQIAGLCHDLGHGPFSHMYDGMFIPEMQRMRNDQDNSWKHETASVQMFDYLMRKNNLNRDLSVMDRTFIRELINPETHAPSRTNWRFRGRGEDKSFLYDIVSNKRNGIDVDKWDYFARDCHYLGMKNSFDYRRLIIFARVCKWKGRKEICFRDKEVSNLYDMFSTRYTLFRRACQHKVGNIIERMITDAFVKANEYIQIQGSGGEICDLYTAKSNMKAYTNLTDNVFEQILNHPDEQNMREAKEILRRLSNRDHYKCLGEFSSTKSKDEINEIKAEWEEELSQNIPRGGTPNVQPEDFVVDVIKLNYGRGRSDPMDYVHFYRKTNLNKAIKLKKEDVSYLLPAEFEATTIRIYGKKTNDQTLVPDKQHFNNFKTKHDNFP; translated from the exons ATGTCCTTGTTGATGTTcctctttttgtcattttgccaGATGTTTAATGATCCCATCCATGGCAGTGTGGDKCTCCCTCCGCTGCTCGTCAAGATCATCGACACGCCTCAGTTTCAGCGACTTCGAAACATTAAACAGCTCGGAGGGAAGAGTTATGTTTACCCTGGAGCAAACCACACCCGCTTTGAACACAGCATtgg GGTGGCTTATTTGGCTGGAGAAGTTGTTAAGTCTCTGAGAGAGAGGCAGCCAGAACTGGACATCACTGAGCGTGACGTCCTTTGTGTGCAGATTGCTGGACTCTGCCATGACCTGG GACATGGACCATTTTCTCATATGTATGATGGTATGTTTATACCTGAAATGCAGCGAATGCGCAATGACCAAGACAATTCATGGAAa CATGAGACTGCCTCTGTACAGATGTTTGACtatctgatgagaaaaaataatttgaatcgGGACCTGAGCGTGATGGATCGGACTTTTATCAGGGAGCTGATCAATCCAGAAACTCATGCTCCAAGTAGAACG AACTGGCGCTTCAGAGGCCGTGGTGAGGACAAGTCGTTCCTCTATGACATCGTCTCCAACAAAAGGAATGGCATCGATGTGGATAAGTGGGATTATTTTGCCAG AGACTGCCATTATTTGGGTATGAAGAACAGCTTTGACTATCGCCGCCTAATAATATTTGCCAGGGTGTGTAAATGGAAGGGTAGGAAGGAGATCTGTTTCAGAGACAAG GAAGTGTCCAATCTGTATGACATGTTTTCCACAAGATACACTCTATTCAGACGAGCTTGTCAGCACAAAGTTGGCAACATCATAGAACGGAT GATCACAGATGCCTTTGTGAAAGCAAATGAATACATTCAGATTCAAGGCTCTGGTGGAGAAATCTGCGATCTGTACACTGCTAAAAGCAACATGAAGGCCTACACCAATCTGACAG ATAATGTATTTGAGCAGATACTGAACCACCCTGATGAGCAGAACATGAGAGAGGCAAAGGAAATCCTGCGCAGACTCTCTAACCGAGACCACTACAAGTGTCTGGGGGAATTTTCTTCCACAAAATCCAAAGATGAAATCAAC gaAATCAAAGCTGAATGGGAAGAAGAATTGAGTCAAAACATTCCACGAGGTGGCACACCAAATGTGCAGCCAGAGGACTTTGTGGTTGAT GTAATTAAACTAAACTACGGGAGGGGCAGGAGCGACCCAATGGACTATGTGCATTTCTACCGAAAGACTAATCTGAATAAAGccatcaaactgaaaaaagaagac GTATCTTACCTCCTTCCAGCAGAATTTGAAGCAACAACAATCAGAATCTATGGCAAGAAGACAAATGACCAGACTCTGGTTCCTGACAAGCagcattttaataactttaagaCCAAACACGACAACTTCCCATAG